A segment of the Sphingopyxis sp. OAS728 genome:
GCCATCACGCGATAGGTCGCGCCATGCAGACGGTCGACGCCCTCGATCGTCAGCGTTTCGGTGCCGATGCCTTCGATATGTGCGCCCATCGCGACGAGGCAGTTGCAGAGATCGACGATTTCGGGCTCGCGCGCCGCATTGCCGAGCACGCAGGTGCCCTTGGCGAGGACGGCGGCCATCAACGCATTTTCGGTCGCACCGACCGAGACGACGGGGAAGGTGAACTTACCGCCGGGCAGGCGACCGCCGCCGGGCGCGCTCGCCTTTACATAGCCCGAGGCAAGCTCGATCTCGGCGCCGAAGGCTTCGAGGGCTTTGAGATGCAGGTCGATCGGCCGGTTGCCGATCGCGCAGCCGCCGGGCAGCGACACCGTCGCCTCGCCCGCGCGGGCGAGCAGCGGGCCGAGCACGAGGATCGACGCGCGCATCTTACGCACGATGTCATAGGGCGCGACGGTCGAGGTCAGCGTCGTCGTGCGCGCGGTCATCACGCGGCCGAAATCCTCGGGCCGCGATCCCTCGATCGTCGTCGAACAGCCGAGCTGGTTGAGCAGATGCCCGAAGCCGTCGACGTCGGCGAGCCGCGGCAGGTTGCGCAGCGTCAGCGGCTCGTCGGTGAGCAGCGCGCAAGGCAGCAGGGTGAGCGCCGCGTTTTTGGCGCCGGAGATGGGGATACGGCCCTTGAGTCGCTGGCCGCCGCGAATGACGATCTGATCCATCGGCTGTCTTTAGCGCATGCGCATCGGCGCGCAAGCGGACTAGCTATGTGGGACGATAGCCCGCGTCGCCGTCGAACTGCGCCTGCGCCTCGCGCTGGCCCTTGCTCATGAAAATATAGCCGACGACCGAAAGGAGGAACAGCGCCGCACCGAGCAGCGGGATGCCGCCGCGGACCGCAATCGTGAAGGCGATCCACACGAGGTTGAAGATGCCGAGGATCAGGAAAATCTTCTGATTGTTGCCGGCAAAACCATAGACATCATTCCCGCCTGCAGAGCGAATGCCGTGGACACCTTTCAGGTCGAACGCATTATACAGGTAGAAGCGGCCGCGGGCGCCCGGGACCAGTTCGGCCGCGACATTGTCCTTCACGACGGCGTTACGGATCGTCCGTGAACCGCCGTCGGCCTGCTGGAAAGTGATGCTGCGGAAAATCGAGGCGCCGCCTTTGGAGCGCTTGAGGTCGGCTGCTTCGATGCTGCCGTCGATGATCGAAGTAGGCATATTCGGATCCCCTGCTGTGGCGCGACCCGGGGAACGGCAAGAATAATCGATCGGGCGCGATAAGGGAAGCCGCGTGATGGTTAAGTCGTGACCGGCGATCGGCGGCTTTCTTCATGGCTTTCGCCGTGAAAATATGAAACAATTCGCGTCGATATTGGATCGGACAAGGACTGCGTAACGGAAAGCGACTTTTCACAGGGGAGAAGGTCATGCGGAATAATGTCGTCACGATCGTCACCACGGCCACGTTGATCGCGAGCCAACTTGCTGTTCCGGCCCTGCCGCAAGCGACCACCTTGCCCTATCCGCCGCCGGGCGGTCCGCAGATTCAGCCTCCGCGCCCCGGCTATGGCGATGGTTATGCCGGCACAATCCGCTGCGAGTCGCGGAACAACCAGATGCAGCGCTGCAACGTGCGCACCGGCAATCGCGTCGACCTGCTGCGTGTGATCGGCGGCCGTTGCTCGAAGGGGCGCGACTGGGGCTTCACCGCCAACCAGATCTGGGTTTCGGGCGGTTGCCGCGCCGAATTCGCTTATGGCTATGCCAATGACGGCGGCTATCCTACACCGCTGCCGCAGCCGGTCGACGATTATGCGGGGACGCTGAACTGCGAATCGTGGAGCTATAAATATCAGCAGTGCAATGTCCGTACGAACGATCGCGTGGAGCTCACGCGCAAGATCGCGGGCAAATGCAACGCTGGACGCCAATGGGGTTATACCAGCGACTATATCTGGGTCGACAAGGGCTGCCGTGCCGAATTCTCCTATGGCTATCGCAACTCGCGGCCGCCCGAAAAGGACAAGGATAAGGGGCCGAGCACCGGACTGATCATCGGCGGCATCGTCGTCGCGGGCGGGCTGCTGGCGCTGCTGGCAAGTCAGAAGAAAAAGAAAGCGGCGACGGAGCAGACGACGGCGCCCGAGGATACGTCGACGCCGACCTACCCCGCGGGTCCGCCCGCGACGTTGAGCGCGAACCTCAACAGCCTGCCGAGCGCATCGCGGCCGTCGGTGCTCAACTGCATGAACGACGCGGCGCGGCAGATCGGTATCACCGGTGGCACGCGGCTGTCCTACGACAAGCTCATTTCGCTCGAGCAAGGCAATGGCGGTTGGCGCATCCGTGCGGCGATGACCGCGACCTATCCCGACGGCGCCAAGCAGATCGAAATGTATTGCCGCGCGACGCCGAGCGACATCATCCAGCTCGACTTCACCTAGACAGGAGGCGGGCGTCCGCTATCCGGGTGGCGGTTTCGGATGAAGGCAGTGCGCGCGTGATGATGAAGGAAGGTGGGCCCGTCGCTGCAATCTGGTCGCGGGCCTATCCACTTCTGACGGTGACGGCGCTGTTTTGGGCCGGCAATTCGATCGTCGGGCGCGCGGC
Coding sequences within it:
- the murA gene encoding UDP-N-acetylglucosamine 1-carboxyvinyltransferase, with amino-acid sequence MDQIVIRGGQRLKGRIPISGAKNAALTLLPCALLTDEPLTLRNLPRLADVDGFGHLLNQLGCSTTIEGSRPEDFGRVMTARTTTLTSTVAPYDIVRKMRASILVLGPLLARAGEATVSLPGGCAIGNRPIDLHLKALEAFGAEIELASGYVKASAPGGGRLPGGKFTFPVVSVGATENALMAAVLAKGTCVLGNAAREPEIVDLCNCLVAMGAHIEGIGTETLTIEGVDRLHGATYRVMADRIEAGSYACAAVITEGDVELVGAKADEMEATLDALRQAGATVEETKGGIRVAMSGRAEPVTLSTAPYPGFATDMQAQFMAMATLGKGASLFTETIFENRYMHVPELARMGCDIDVRGRSAVVRGVDHLVGAPVMATDLRASMSLIIAGLAAQGTTEVNRVYHLDRGYERLEEKLQAVGADIERISAG
- a CDS encoding DUF3011 domain-containing protein — translated: MRNNVVTIVTTATLIASQLAVPALPQATTLPYPPPGGPQIQPPRPGYGDGYAGTIRCESRNNQMQRCNVRTGNRVDLLRVIGGRCSKGRDWGFTANQIWVSGGCRAEFAYGYANDGGYPTPLPQPVDDYAGTLNCESWSYKYQQCNVRTNDRVELTRKIAGKCNAGRQWGYTSDYIWVDKGCRAEFSYGYRNSRPPEKDKDKGPSTGLIIGGIVVAGGLLALLASQKKKKAATEQTTAPEDTSTPTYPAGPPATLSANLNSLPSASRPSVLNCMNDAARQIGITGGTRLSYDKLISLEQGNGGWRIRAAMTATYPDGAKQIEMYCRATPSDIIQLDFT